One segment of Streptomyces sp. YIM 121038 DNA contains the following:
- a CDS encoding S8 family serine peptidase: protein MTREAQHSTEDAPGARRTARLATAIAVAAALTAAAPLPLAFADDTPAPAPKSAAAKLGAADAELLADAKADGDKTVTMMVATQPGATEQVAKQLDAVEGGSVGRTYDKLGYVRASVPTAKADAAIKAASKLTTVHGIDLRQEIELDDPKPQSAKGAGPAAGADAYPAPGKDTPAKNPYNPSFETGAVDFVKKNPKADGRGITIGVLDSGVDLGHPALQKTTTGERKITDWVTATDPIVDGDGTWRRMTNPVSGPAFTWDGDTWKAPSGSFQISRFREAATAGGDAKGDLNRDGDTTDTWGVLYDPAAGTVRVDLNDNKDFTDDKPMKPYGDKHQVAYFGKDDPATDVAERVPFVVEIRKDVPTDPYGGDWVGKKADFVNIGLIESEHGTHVAGITAANKLFGGKMSGAAPGAKIVSSRACTWSGGCTNVALTEGMIDLVTKRGVDIVNMSIGGLPALNDGNNARAELYKRLIDTYGVQLVISAGNEGPGANTIGDPGLADHVISVGAAISKETWAANYGSEVTKKYGMFNFSSRGPREDGGFQPLITAPGSAINTTQTWLPGGPVAEAGYKLPAGYSMLNGTSMSSPQAAGSAALLLSAAKQQRIDLTPAKLRTALTSTADRIPGVQAYAQGTGRMDVLGAWDAIKSGAKAHEYTVKAPVDTALDQELKKPGTGLYDREGGLKAGEKKTYKVTLTRTTGPRGPVRHELKFANNHEKTFRLVGPSEILLTRDKPVTVKVEAAPRSAGVSSARLTVNDKRTPGIDHQIMTTVVVSKELAKPKFTYTAKGSVQRNGTTSHFVTVPKGTKTLEVALGGLADKSQTRFISVHPYGLPSEETSSLVCYPNFPNPDNTCRPDLRSYKNPTPGVWEIEVESRRTSPVLDNPYRLDVSALGVSFAPAPQQVDDAKVGRPTPVTWKATNDYAAVDGKLKGGSLGSAATARPTIKQGQKQTTTVVVPEGAERLDAAIGSTADARADLDLAVLKDGRVVAQSADGDSDESVSIAKPAPGTYTIEVAGYSIPTGQTAYDYRDVFFSASLGQVKVDEAKPVKLANGESATVAAELVAGTPAASGRVLFGEVNLLNARGTVAGAGTVTVAKVTE, encoded by the coding sequence ATGACCCGCGAAGCACAGCACTCCACCGAGGACGCACCGGGCGCGAGACGCACCGCCCGCCTCGCCACCGCGATAGCCGTGGCCGCCGCCCTGACCGCGGCGGCCCCGCTCCCCCTGGCCTTCGCCGACGACACGCCCGCCCCGGCCCCCAAGTCCGCCGCCGCCAAGCTGGGCGCCGCCGACGCGGAGCTGCTCGCGGACGCGAAGGCGGACGGGGACAAGACCGTCACGATGATGGTCGCGACCCAGCCCGGCGCGACCGAGCAGGTCGCCAAGCAGCTGGACGCCGTCGAGGGCGGCTCGGTGGGCCGCACGTACGACAAGCTCGGCTACGTCCGCGCCTCCGTGCCGACCGCGAAGGCCGACGCCGCGATCAAGGCGGCGAGCAAGCTCACCACGGTGCACGGCATCGACCTGCGCCAGGAGATCGAGCTGGACGACCCGAAGCCGCAGAGCGCGAAGGGGGCCGGGCCCGCCGCGGGCGCCGACGCCTACCCCGCGCCCGGCAAGGACACGCCCGCCAAGAACCCGTACAACCCGTCCTTCGAGACGGGCGCCGTGGACTTCGTGAAGAAGAACCCGAAGGCCGACGGACGCGGGATCACCATCGGCGTCCTCGACTCGGGCGTCGACCTCGGGCACCCGGCGCTGCAGAAGACCACCACCGGCGAGCGCAAGATCACCGACTGGGTGACGGCCACCGACCCGATCGTGGACGGCGACGGCACCTGGCGGCGGATGACGAACCCGGTCAGCGGTCCGGCCTTCACGTGGGACGGGGACACGTGGAAGGCGCCTTCGGGGTCCTTCCAGATCAGCCGGTTCCGCGAGGCCGCCACCGCGGGCGGCGACGCCAAGGGCGACCTCAACCGGGACGGCGACACGACCGACACCTGGGGCGTGCTGTACGACCCCGCCGCCGGCACCGTCCGCGTCGACCTGAACGACAACAAGGACTTCACCGACGACAAGCCGATGAAGCCCTACGGCGACAAGCACCAGGTCGCCTACTTCGGCAAGGACGACCCGGCCACCGACGTCGCCGAGCGCGTGCCGTTCGTCGTGGAGATCCGCAAGGACGTCCCGACGGACCCCTACGGCGGTGACTGGGTCGGCAAGAAGGCCGACTTCGTGAACATCGGCCTCATCGAGTCCGAGCACGGCACGCACGTCGCGGGCATCACGGCCGCCAACAAGCTGTTCGGCGGCAAGATGAGCGGCGCCGCGCCCGGCGCCAAGATCGTCTCCTCGCGCGCCTGCACCTGGTCCGGCGGCTGCACCAACGTGGCCCTGACCGAGGGCATGATCGACCTCGTCACCAAGCGCGGCGTCGACATCGTCAACATGTCCATCGGCGGTCTGCCCGCGCTGAACGACGGCAACAACGCCCGTGCCGAGCTGTACAAGCGCCTCATCGACACCTACGGCGTGCAGCTGGTCATCTCGGCGGGCAACGAGGGCCCCGGCGCCAACACCATCGGCGACCCCGGGCTCGCCGACCACGTCATCTCCGTGGGCGCGGCCATCTCCAAGGAGACCTGGGCCGCCAACTACGGCTCCGAGGTGACGAAGAAGTACGGCATGTTCAACTTCTCCTCGCGCGGGCCGCGTGAGGACGGCGGCTTCCAGCCGCTGATCACCGCGCCGGGCTCGGCCATCAACACCACGCAGACCTGGCTGCCCGGCGGCCCGGTCGCCGAGGCGGGCTACAAGCTCCCGGCCGGCTACTCGATGCTGAACGGCACGTCGATGTCGTCGCCGCAGGCGGCGGGCTCCGCCGCGCTGCTGCTCAGCGCCGCCAAGCAGCAGCGGATCGACCTCACCCCGGCGAAGCTGCGCACCGCGCTCACCTCGACCGCCGACCGCATCCCCGGCGTCCAGGCCTATGCGCAGGGCACCGGCCGGATGGACGTCCTGGGTGCCTGGGACGCCATCAAGAGCGGCGCCAAGGCGCACGAGTACACCGTGAAGGCGCCCGTCGACACGGCCCTGGACCAGGAGCTGAAGAAGCCCGGCACCGGTCTGTACGACCGTGAGGGCGGCCTGAAGGCGGGCGAGAAGAAGACCTACAAGGTCACCCTCACCCGGACCACCGGGCCGCGCGGGCCCGTGCGGCACGAGCTGAAGTTCGCGAACAACCACGAGAAGACGTTCCGGCTCGTCGGCCCCTCCGAGATCCTGCTGACCCGCGACAAGCCGGTCACGGTCAAGGTGGAGGCCGCGCCGCGGTCGGCGGGCGTCTCCAGCGCCCGTCTCACCGTGAACGACAAGCGCACGCCCGGCATCGACCACCAGATCATGACGACCGTGGTGGTCTCCAAGGAGCTGGCCAAGCCGAAGTTCACGTACACGGCGAAGGGCTCGGTGCAGCGCAACGGCACCACGTCGCACTTCGTGACGGTCCCCAAGGGCACCAAGACCCTTGAGGTCGCCCTCGGCGGGCTCGCGGACAAGAGCCAGACGCGCTTCATCTCCGTGCACCCCTACGGCCTGCCGTCGGAGGAGACGTCCTCGCTCGTCTGCTACCCGAACTTCCCGAACCCGGACAACACCTGCCGTCCCGACCTGCGGTCGTACAAGAACCCGACGCCGGGCGTCTGGGAGATCGAGGTCGAGTCGCGGCGCACGTCGCCGGTGCTCGACAACCCCTACCGCCTCGACGTGTCCGCGCTCGGCGTGTCCTTCGCCCCGGCGCCGCAGCAGGTCGACGACGCCAAGGTCGGGCGGCCGACCCCGGTCACCTGGAAGGCGACGAACGACTACGCCGCGGTGGACGGCAAGCTGAAGGGCGGCTCGCTGGGCTCGGCCGCCACCGCGCGGCCCACCATCAAGCAGGGCCAGAAGCAGACCACCACGGTCGTCGTGCCCGAGGGCGCCGAGCGCCTGGACGCCGCGATCGGCTCCACCGCGGACGCCCGCGCCGACCTCGACCTCGCGGTCCTCAAGGACGGCCGGGTCGTCGCGCAGTCGGCGGACGGCGACTCGGACGAGTCGGTGAGCATCGCCAAGCCCGCGCCGGGGACGTACACGATCGAGGTCGCGGGCTACTCCATCCCGACCGGCCAGACCGCGTACGACTACCGTGACGTGTTCTTCTCCGCGTCGCTCGGCCAGGTCAAGGTCGACGAGGCCAAGCCGGTGAAGCTCGCCAACGGCGAGTCCGCCACCGTCGCGGCCGAGCTCGTCGCGGGCACGCCCGCCGCCTCGGGCCGGGTGCTGTTCGGCGAGGTCAACCTCCTGAACGCGCGCGGCACCGTCGCGGGCGCCGGCACCGTGACGGTCGCGAAGGTCACCGAGTAA
- a CDS encoding M28 family metallopeptidase has protein sequence MRAPRSRATAALVSAAVAVPVLFAAAPQAGAQADHKPHPTTQERQAKKLAKKLVEKSSGKGAYRHLEKFQEIADKNGGNRAAGTKGHKASTTYVHDRLKKAGYKVSYQDFTFYESETLREGAAVLSPEARKLNAVAFDFSKATPEGGIQAPLAAARVDDTPGCEADDYASDTFTGKIALVKRGSCTFAEKEAAAAKAGAIGLILYNHSGDKPVHGNLETPDNAHIPAAGITLAEGEALAKQIAQGEVKVSLDVATKAVPHKTRNVIAETRGGRADRVVGLGAHLDSVPEGPGINDNGSGSAGLIEVAEKLAKATKGGTKLNNKVRFSWWSAEELGLLGSDHYVKSLTAKQKKNIKLYLNFDMIGSPNAAELVYDGDNSDGVGSGPGPKGSAQIEKLINGFLDKKKVPHWGTDFDGRSDYGPFIAEGIPAGGTFTGAEGLKTEEQAAKAGGKAGQPYDPNYHGKGDTLKNIDRKVFDVNVDVIANAVGTYAQDLGSLKR, from the coding sequence GTGCGCGCACCCCGCAGCCGGGCGACGGCCGCTCTCGTCTCCGCGGCCGTCGCCGTCCCCGTCCTCTTCGCCGCCGCACCCCAGGCGGGCGCGCAGGCCGACCACAAGCCGCACCCCACCACGCAGGAGCGGCAGGCGAAGAAGCTCGCCAAGAAGCTCGTCGAGAAGTCCTCCGGCAAGGGCGCCTACCGCCACCTGGAGAAGTTCCAGGAGATAGCGGACAAGAACGGCGGCAACCGCGCCGCGGGCACCAAGGGCCACAAGGCGTCCACCACGTACGTGCACGACCGCCTGAAGAAGGCCGGGTACAAGGTCTCGTACCAGGACTTCACGTTCTACGAGTCGGAGACGCTGCGCGAGGGCGCGGCCGTCCTGTCGCCCGAGGCGCGCAAGCTCAACGCGGTGGCCTTCGACTTCAGCAAGGCGACGCCCGAGGGCGGCATCCAGGCGCCGCTCGCGGCCGCCCGCGTCGACGACACCCCCGGCTGCGAGGCCGACGACTACGCCTCGGACACCTTCACCGGCAAGATCGCCCTGGTGAAGCGCGGCTCCTGCACCTTCGCCGAGAAGGAGGCCGCCGCGGCCAAGGCGGGCGCCATCGGCCTCATCCTGTACAACCACTCCGGCGACAAGCCCGTCCACGGCAACCTGGAGACCCCGGACAACGCGCACATCCCGGCCGCGGGCATCACCCTGGCCGAGGGCGAGGCGCTCGCCAAGCAGATCGCCCAGGGCGAGGTGAAGGTCTCCCTGGACGTCGCCACCAAGGCCGTCCCGCACAAGACCCGCAACGTCATCGCGGAGACCCGCGGCGGCCGCGCCGACCGCGTCGTCGGCCTCGGCGCCCACCTGGACTCCGTGCCCGAGGGCCCCGGCATCAACGACAACGGCTCCGGCTCCGCCGGTCTGATCGAGGTCGCCGAGAAGCTCGCCAAGGCGACCAAGGGCGGCACGAAGCTCAACAACAAGGTCCGCTTCTCCTGGTGGTCCGCCGAGGAGCTCGGCCTGCTCGGCTCCGACCACTACGTCAAGTCGCTGACGGCCAAGCAGAAGAAGAACATCAAGCTGTACCTGAACTTCGACATGATCGGCTCGCCGAACGCGGCCGAACTCGTCTACGACGGCGACAACTCCGACGGCGTCGGCTCCGGCCCGGGCCCGAAGGGCTCCGCCCAGATCGAGAAGCTGATCAACGGCTTCCTCGACAAGAAGAAGGTCCCGCACTGGGGCACCGACTTCGACGGCCGCTCCGACTACGGCCCCTTCATCGCCGAGGGCATCCCCGCGGGCGGCACCTTCACCGGCGCCGAGGGCCTCAAGACCGAGGAGCAGGCGGCGAAGGCGGGCGGCAAGGCCGGCCAGCCCTACGACCCGAACTACCACGGCAAGGGCGACACCCTGAAGAACATCGACCGCAAGGTCTTCGACGTGAACGTCGACGTCATCGCGAACGCGGTCGGCACCTACGCGCAGGACCTCGGCTCGCTCAAGCGCTGA
- a CDS encoding sigma-70 family RNA polymerase sigma factor — translation MRGKPRRQARDAADRRTPAADPLDPAQEARVRAVLSLGGVPYGELQDGVQQVRLRLLERAAKGEQAPRNVSAWAAVVASNWAVDWHRARHRQERLGERLAALRPERPADDGAESRVLSLAVAQGLDELPDGQRQVVVLRFYADLPVRDIAAELGIPEGTVKSRLHAAVRMLRTRLQKEEVV, via the coding sequence CTGCGCGGAAAACCACGCCGTCAGGCGCGCGACGCGGCCGACCGCCGCACACCGGCGGCGGACCCGCTCGACCCGGCCCAGGAGGCCCGCGTCCGGGCCGTCCTGTCGCTCGGCGGGGTGCCGTACGGCGAACTCCAGGACGGGGTGCAGCAGGTCAGGCTGCGGCTCCTGGAACGGGCGGCGAAGGGGGAGCAGGCCCCGCGCAACGTGTCCGCCTGGGCCGCGGTCGTCGCCTCGAACTGGGCCGTGGACTGGCACCGGGCCCGGCACCGCCAGGAGCGGCTCGGCGAACGGCTCGCCGCGCTGCGCCCGGAGCGGCCCGCGGACGACGGCGCCGAGTCGCGCGTCCTGTCGCTGGCCGTGGCGCAGGGCCTGGACGAACTGCCGGACGGCCAGCGGCAGGTCGTCGTCCTGCGCTTCTACGCGGACCTGCCGGTGCGGGACATCGCCGCCGAGCTCGGCATCCCGGAGGGCACGGTCAAGAGCAGGCTGCACGCGGCCGTACGGATGCTGCGCACGCGGCTGCAGAAGGAAGAGGTGGTGTGA
- a CDS encoding DUF1203 domain-containing protein: protein MSTLYTPQPIPPEALAELRETDDAGRACVPYTDEEGGSPLRCCLRPIAPGDRVALVAYAPLRRWAARTGARPGAYDEQGPVFIHADPCEGPAREAATGYPFARAGALRAFRRYDDRGHIVGGRLLELPEDTTAGYDEAFEEAFAAPEVTQVHVRAVEYGCLHFVVHRPEAA, encoded by the coding sequence ATGAGCACCCTGTACACACCTCAGCCCATCCCGCCGGAGGCGTTGGCGGAGCTGCGCGAGACCGATGACGCGGGCCGCGCCTGCGTGCCGTACACGGACGAGGAGGGCGGCAGCCCCCTGCGCTGCTGTCTGCGCCCGATCGCCCCGGGCGACCGCGTCGCCCTGGTCGCGTACGCCCCGCTCCGCCGCTGGGCGGCACGGACCGGCGCCCGGCCGGGCGCCTACGACGAGCAGGGCCCGGTCTTCATCCACGCGGACCCCTGCGAGGGCCCCGCGCGGGAGGCGGCCACCGGCTACCCGTTCGCGCGCGCCGGGGCGCTGCGCGCCTTCCGCCGCTACGACGACCGGGGCCACATCGTCGGCGGCCGTCTCCTGGAGCTGCCCGAGGACACGACGGCGGGCTACGACGAGGCCTTCGAGGAGGCGTTCGCCGCCCCGGAGGTCACCCAGGTGCACGTGCGGGCCGTGGAGTACGGCTGCCTGCACTTCGTGGTGCACCGCCCCGAAGCCGCGTAG
- a CDS encoding aspartate-semialdehyde dehydrogenase, producing the protein MKVGIVGATGQVGTVMRKILIERKFPVDELRLFASARSAGTVVDGVTVEDASTADYTGLDIVLFSAGGATSKALAEKVAAQGAVVIDNSSAWRRHPEVPLVVSEVNPHAIADRPKGIIANPNCTTMAAMPVLKPLHLEAGLTSLVVATYQAVSGSGLAGVEELYGQIEKVGADAPRLAHDGSAVDFPAPDKYVAPIAYNVLPMAGSVVDDGLNETDEEQKLRHESRKILEIPGLKVSGTCVRVPVFTGHSLQVNARFERPISPERAVEILSGAEGVVVTDVPTPLVAAGRDEAFVGRVRRDETVEHGLAFFISDDNLRKGAALNAVQIAELVAQES; encoded by the coding sequence GTGAAGGTCGGAATCGTCGGAGCCACCGGTCAGGTCGGCACGGTCATGCGCAAGATCCTGATCGAGCGGAAGTTCCCGGTCGACGAGCTGCGCCTGTTCGCCTCGGCCCGCTCGGCCGGGACCGTCGTCGACGGCGTGACCGTCGAGGACGCCTCGACCGCCGACTACACCGGCCTCGACATCGTGCTGTTCTCGGCCGGCGGCGCCACGTCCAAGGCCCTCGCCGAGAAGGTCGCCGCACAGGGCGCCGTCGTGATCGACAACTCCTCGGCCTGGCGCCGCCACCCCGAGGTGCCGCTGGTCGTCTCCGAGGTGAACCCGCACGCGATCGCCGACCGCCCCAAGGGCATCATCGCCAACCCGAACTGCACGACCATGGCCGCGATGCCCGTCCTCAAGCCGCTGCACCTGGAGGCCGGGCTCACCTCGCTGGTCGTCGCGACCTACCAGGCCGTCTCCGGCTCCGGTCTCGCTGGTGTCGAGGAGCTGTACGGGCAGATCGAGAAGGTCGGCGCCGACGCCCCGCGGCTGGCCCACGACGGCTCGGCCGTGGACTTCCCCGCGCCCGACAAGTACGTCGCCCCGATCGCGTACAACGTCCTGCCGATGGCGGGATCCGTCGTCGACGACGGCCTGAACGAGACCGACGAGGAGCAGAAGCTCCGCCACGAGTCCCGCAAGATCCTGGAGATCCCCGGCCTCAAGGTCTCCGGCACGTGCGTGCGCGTGCCCGTCTTCACCGGCCACTCCCTCCAGGTCAACGCCCGCTTCGAGCGGCCGATCAGCCCCGAGCGCGCCGTCGAGATCCTCTCCGGCGCGGAGGGCGTCGTCGTCACGGACGTTCCCACCCCGCTGGTCGCCGCGGGCCGCGACGAGGCCTTCGTCGGCCGCGTCCGCCGCGACGAGACCGTCGAGCACGGGCTCGCGTTCTTCATCTCCGACGACAACCTCCGCAAGGGCGCTGCGCTGAACGCCGTGCAGATCGCTGAGCTCGTCGCCCAGGAGTCCTGA
- a CDS encoding LysR family transcriptional regulator, producing MGGVEIRELECFLVLAEELHFGRAGERLYVSQSRVSQLLAALEQRVGARLVERTSRRVRLTPLGERFRAELRPAYTELTAVVDRAKEAARGVEGRLRIGFQGTADARLMEAITTFQRRHPGCVTQIAEVPFADPFGAVRQGEVDVAIVLLPVAEPDLVLGPLFSRQQQTVAVSVRHPFAGRERLAAAELHGTPLIAAAPPAPAYWREAHAPSALPAPAVRTLQEGLTLVAAEQGAMLLCRPTAAYHGREDVVFVPVDGVPDSVLGMVWHRDGETERVRAFARAVTEATAVAAAA from the coding sequence GTGGGCGGAGTGGAGATACGGGAGCTGGAGTGCTTCCTCGTGCTGGCCGAGGAGCTGCACTTCGGGCGGGCGGGGGAACGGCTGTACGTCTCGCAGAGCCGGGTCAGCCAGCTGCTCGCCGCGCTGGAGCAGCGGGTCGGGGCCCGGCTCGTGGAGCGTACTAGCCGCCGGGTGCGGCTGACCCCGCTCGGCGAGCGGTTCCGCGCGGAACTGCGGCCCGCCTACACGGAGTTGACCGCCGTCGTCGACCGGGCCAAGGAGGCCGCGCGCGGGGTGGAGGGGCGCCTGCGCATCGGCTTCCAGGGCACGGCCGACGCCCGGCTCATGGAGGCCATCACCACCTTCCAGCGGCGGCACCCGGGCTGTGTGACCCAGATCGCGGAGGTGCCCTTCGCGGATCCCTTCGGGGCGGTGCGCCAGGGCGAGGTGGACGTGGCGATCGTGCTCCTGCCGGTGGCCGAGCCGGACCTCGTCCTCGGCCCGCTCTTCTCCCGGCAGCAGCAGACCGTCGCCGTGTCGGTACGGCATCCCTTCGCGGGGCGGGAGCGGCTCGCCGCGGCCGAGCTGCACGGCACGCCCCTGATCGCGGCGGCGCCGCCCGCCCCCGCCTACTGGCGCGAGGCCCACGCCCCCTCGGCCCTGCCCGCGCCCGCCGTCCGGACCCTCCAGGAAGGCCTCACCCTGGTCGCCGCGGAGCAGGGCGCGATGCTCCTGTGCCGCCCCACGGCCGCGTACCACGGCCGCGAGGACGTCGTCTTCGTGCCGGTGGACGGGGTGCCGGACTCGGTGCTCGGCATGGTCTGGCACCGGGACGGGGAGACGGAGCGGGTGCGGGCGTTCGCGCGGGCGGTGACCGAGGCGACCGCCGTGGCCGCGGCGGCGTGA
- a CDS encoding TerD family protein, whose protein sequence is MTHISKGANTPVPVAPLRVAVCRSQVPGAPVVDASALLLDARGTVRGDADLVFYNQPAHPSGAVRHAGTAEGGGQLAEWLEVDLPRIEPDVQRVLIAGSCDGGTFGAVPGLYLQAMTGDGGVVAHYAVTDASTETAFVLGEFYRRDGGWKFRAVGQGYASGLAGLATDFGIAVEQPGPAPAPAPQPVQPPQPPQPVPVPQPSYAPAVPAAGPAPAAPLGPEFHPFAQQGHGNGVVSVDAPLPPGAAVLVEAWQRGDGYFGVTTLNRRNKDDDHLFNSTLDDFRGRVLVKVPQGRPLRLRVEADNEWGVRVLPLSAARPLGPGALQGYGPDVLAYHGTAADLDVDFAGDEDGGGYIGLKSHDATRLRDLDDYDLLVNDTDRLRQTVPLTDGPLLLALEADGPWQLSARPLPVVDQAVAQATGAYSGRGRATVTLVNPAPGRPALLDYAIAGEDSFLGYEAKLLDEYDDEEQFLSGQNNGERGRTLIFRDGAAQVRLKLEGTGDWSLRLLPVEQAPPLTGPAEGAGSAVFRYAGPPALLGLARTGSGDEPLSTRTVQAHGRTVISADTSGRRRPVTGPLWVSPAGHAYVLVSAGDHTAWRIEPAPAASAPALGKGGRVEGQGYGVVRHTGAETEMMLTHEGRGLIDLLVLWELDERLEPVRRISTAAGLQLLPGGYLQIRTSGRWGIEHRG, encoded by the coding sequence ATGACGCACATCTCCAAGGGGGCCAACACCCCTGTCCCGGTGGCTCCGTTGCGGGTCGCGGTCTGCCGCTCGCAGGTGCCCGGGGCGCCCGTCGTCGACGCCTCCGCACTGCTCCTCGACGCGCGCGGCACGGTCCGGGGCGACGCCGACCTCGTCTTCTACAACCAGCCCGCGCACCCCTCCGGCGCGGTGCGGCACGCGGGCACGGCCGAGGGCGGCGGGCAGCTCGCCGAGTGGCTGGAGGTCGACCTGCCGCGGATCGAGCCGGACGTCCAGCGCGTGCTGATAGCCGGGTCCTGCGACGGCGGCACCTTCGGCGCGGTGCCCGGCCTGTACCTCCAGGCCATGACCGGTGACGGCGGCGTCGTCGCGCACTACGCCGTCACCGACGCGAGCACCGAGACGGCGTTCGTGCTCGGCGAGTTCTACCGGCGCGACGGGGGCTGGAAGTTCCGTGCGGTCGGGCAGGGCTACGCGTCCGGCCTCGCGGGCCTGGCGACGGACTTCGGCATCGCGGTGGAGCAGCCGGGTCCCGCGCCCGCGCCCGCACCGCAGCCGGTACAGCCCCCGCAGCCCCCGCAGCCGGTGCCCGTCCCGCAGCCGTCGTACGCGCCGGCCGTGCCCGCGGCCGGGCCCGCGCCCGCCGCGCCCCTGGGCCCCGAGTTCCACCCCTTCGCCCAGCAGGGCCACGGCAACGGCGTCGTCAGCGTCGACGCGCCGCTGCCGCCCGGCGCCGCGGTGCTCGTCGAGGCGTGGCAGCGCGGCGACGGCTACTTCGGCGTGACCACGCTCAACCGCCGCAACAAGGACGACGACCACCTCTTCAACAGCACCCTGGACGACTTCCGGGGCCGCGTGCTCGTCAAGGTCCCGCAGGGCCGCCCGCTGCGCCTGCGCGTGGAGGCCGACAACGAGTGGGGCGTACGCGTCCTGCCGCTCTCGGCGGCCCGCCCGCTCGGCCCCGGCGCGCTCCAGGGCTACGGCCCCGACGTGCTCGCGTACCACGGCACGGCCGCCGACCTCGACGTGGACTTCGCGGGCGACGAGGACGGCGGCGGCTACATCGGCCTGAAGAGCCACGACGCCACCAGGCTGCGCGACCTCGACGACTACGACCTGCTCGTCAACGACACCGACCGGCTGCGCCAGACCGTGCCGCTCACCGACGGGCCGCTGCTGCTCGCCCTGGAGGCCGACGGCCCCTGGCAGCTCAGCGCGCGCCCGCTGCCGGTCGTCGACCAGGCCGTCGCCCAGGCGACCGGCGCCTACTCCGGACGCGGCCGGGCCACGGTCACGCTGGTCAATCCGGCCCCCGGCCGCCCCGCCCTGCTCGACTACGCGATCGCGGGCGAGGACTCCTTCCTCGGGTACGAGGCGAAGCTGCTCGACGAGTACGACGACGAGGAGCAGTTCCTCAGCGGGCAGAACAACGGCGAGCGCGGCCGGACCCTGATCTTCCGCGACGGCGCCGCGCAGGTGCGCCTCAAGCTGGAGGGCACGGGCGACTGGAGCCTCAGGCTGCTGCCCGTCGAGCAGGCGCCGCCCCTGACCGGTCCCGCCGAGGGCGCGGGCAGCGCGGTGTTCCGCTACGCCGGGCCGCCCGCGCTGCTCGGCCTCGCCCGCACCGGCTCCGGCGACGAGCCCCTGAGTACCCGCACCGTCCAGGCGCACGGCCGCACGGTGATCTCCGCCGACACCTCGGGGCGCCGCCGCCCCGTCACCGGACCGCTGTGGGTCTCACCCGCGGGCCACGCCTACGTCCTGGTCAGCGCGGGCGACCACACCGCCTGGCGGATCGAGCCCGCCCCGGCCGCGAGCGCGCCCGCCCTCGGCAAGGGCGGGCGCGTGGAGGGGCAGGGCTACGGAGTCGTACGTCACACCGGTGCGGAAACCGAGATGATGCTCACCCACGAGGGCCGGGGCCTGATCGACCTCCTGGTCCTCTGGGAGCTCGACGAGCGGCTCGAACCGGTGCGGCGGATCAGCACCGCGGCGGGCCTGCAGCTGCTGCCCGGCGGCTACTTGCAGATCAGGACCAGCGGCCGCTGGGGCATCGAGCACCGGGGCTGA
- a CDS encoding NUDIX hydrolase — MHKELRVAAYAVCVRDGSVLLARWVAGDGSKRWTLPGGGMDHGEDPYDTVIREVDEETGYAVEPVVLLGVDSLRRRYPRRLGAVADFHGVRLVYEGRVVGGALRHETSGSTDLAAWHALDSVPGLDRVSLVDVGLGLWRGRPASGHLA, encoded by the coding sequence ATGCACAAGGAGCTCCGGGTGGCGGCCTACGCCGTATGCGTACGGGACGGATCGGTGCTGCTCGCCCGCTGGGTCGCGGGGGACGGCAGCAAGCGCTGGACGCTCCCCGGGGGTGGCATGGACCACGGCGAGGACCCCTACGACACGGTGATCCGCGAGGTCGACGAGGAGACGGGGTACGCCGTGGAGCCCGTCGTGCTGCTCGGCGTCGACTCGCTGCGGCGGCGGTATCCGCGGCGGCTCGGGGCGGTCGCCGACTTCCACGGGGTGCGGCTCGTGTACGAGGGGCGGGTGGTCGGGGGGGCGCTGCGCCACGAGACGTCGGGGTCGACGGACCTGGCGGCTTGGCACGCGCTGGACTCCGTCCCGGGGCTGGACCGGGTGAGCCTGGTGGACGTGGGGCTCGGGCTGTGGCGTGGCCGCCCGGCCAGCGGACACCTCGCCTGA